CGGCCGGGGGCGGGATGGGCGACACGGCTTGGCCCTTGTAACGATCCACTCTGCCGCAGCCGGCGAGGGCAAGCGCGCAGGCGAGAGCCCCGACGACGCCCCATCCCGTGTGCCGCATACCGCTCCTGCTTCCTGGCCCCGCCGCCATGGTCGCTCCATGAGTCCGCGCGCTCGCAGTGGCCTCCGAGCCAACAACAGCTTAGCACATCCCCGCGGGCCCTACCAGGACGCGCGGCACCGGACCCCCGCACGGTCCGTCGCCTGCGCGTACGAGGGATGCGCGCTTGATTGTCGGTACGCCAATCGGATATACTGAGGTGCAGGGGAGAGACCCTGCAGCCGCGGCGCGCAAGGACGCTCTCCCTTTCGGCGTCGGCCGGCGACCGCGCAGGAGGGGCCCGGTGACATCCCCGGATGTCTATCGCGAGATGGGGCTGAACGACCTCGAGTACCAGCGGGTCGAAGCCATCCTGGGGCGAGAGCCGAGCACGACCGAGCTCGGAATGTTCGCCGTCATGTGGTCCGAGCACTGCGGATACAAGTACTCGCGGCCGATCCTCTCCCTCTTCAGAACCTACCGCGAAGCGCAGGAGAAGGGCACCCTCGAGAACGCCGGTGTGGTTCCGCTCGACGAGCGGCTGGGCATCGTGTTCAAGATGGAGAGCCACAATCACCCCTCGGCGGTCGAGCCATTCCAGGGCGCCGCTACCGGCGTCGGCGGCATTCTGCGCGATATCTTCACCATGGGCGCGCGCCCGATCGCCAACATCAACAGCCTGCGCTTCGGCCCCATCGAGGGCCGTTCGCGCGAGGCCGTCCGCAACCGCTACCTCCTGGAGGGTGTGGTCGAGGGAATCGCCCACTACGGCAACTGCGTTGGGGTGCCGACGGTGGCCGGCGAGGTGGCGTTCAACACCTGCTACAGCGGCAATCCGCTCGTCAATGCGATGGCGGTGGGAGTGGTGGAGTTGGACGCCGTCGCGCTCGCGCGCGCCGAGGGCCCGGGCAACCCGGTCCTCTACGTCGGCTCGGCCACGGGCCGCGACGGCATCCACGGCGCCACGTTCGCCTCGGTCGAGCTCGGCCCCGACTCGGAAAGCCGGCGGCCCAACGTGCAGATGGGCGATCCCTTCATGGAGAAGCTGCTCATCGAGGCCACGCTCGAGGCGCTCGCGAGCGGCAACATCGTCGGCATACAGGACATGGGCGCCGCCGGGCTGACATGCTCCACTTGCGAGACGGCCGCCAAGGCCGGCACGGGCATGGAGATCGACGTCCTGAAGGTGCCGCGGCGCGACAAGGGCATGACCGCCTACGAAGTCATGCTCTCCGAGTCCCAGGAGCGGATGCTCGCGATCTGCCGCCGGGGCGCCGAGGAACAGGTCGCCGCCATCTTCCGCAAGTGGGGCCTCAACGCCGTGGTGATCGGCCGCGTGACCGACGACGGCCTGGTGCGCGTGATGGAGGGCGAGACCGTCGCGGCCGAGGTGCCCGCGCGAGCGCTCACCGACGAATGCCCGACCTATCACCTCGAGGCGGAGGAGCCGCCCTACGTAGCCAGGGCTCACGCCTACGACCCCCTTCAAGCGCCCGAACCACCCAGCTATGGCGCCGCCCTGCGCGAGCTCCTGTCCGCGCCCACCATCGCCTCCAAGAGGTGGGTGACCGAACAGTACGACTCGATGGTGCAGACGCTGACCGTGATGGGCCCCGCTCAGGGCGACGCGGCGGTCCTGCGCGTGCGGGGGACCGGCAAGGGCATTGCCGTTAAGGCGGACGGAAACGGGCGCTACTGCGTGCTGGATCCCTACGTTGGCGGTCAGATCGCCGTGGCGGAGGCCGCCCGCAACCTCGCGTGCGTTGGCGCTCGCGCCGTGGCAGTGACGGATTGCCTGAACTTTGGCAACCCGGAGAAGCCGGCCATCTTCTGGCAATTCCGCCGCGCCGTCGAGGGGATCGCCGCCGCGGCGGAGGCGTTGGGCACACCGGTGGTCTCCGGCAACGTCTCCTT
This Chthonomonadales bacterium DNA region includes the following protein-coding sequences:
- the purL gene encoding phosphoribosylformylglycinamidine synthase subunit PurL; translation: MGLNDLEYQRVEAILGREPSTTELGMFAVMWSEHCGYKYSRPILSLFRTYREAQEKGTLENAGVVPLDERLGIVFKMESHNHPSAVEPFQGAATGVGGILRDIFTMGARPIANINSLRFGPIEGRSREAVRNRYLLEGVVEGIAHYGNCVGVPTVAGEVAFNTCYSGNPLVNAMAVGVVELDAVALARAEGPGNPVLYVGSATGRDGIHGATFASVELGPDSESRRPNVQMGDPFMEKLLIEATLEALASGNIVGIQDMGAAGLTCSTCETAAKAGTGMEIDVLKVPRRDKGMTAYEVMLSESQERMLAICRRGAEEQVAAIFRKWGLNAVVIGRVTDDGLVRVMEGETVAAEVPARALTDECPTYHLEAEEPPYVARAHAYDPLQAPEPPSYGAALRELLSAPTIASKRWVTEQYDSMVQTLTVMGPAQGDAAVLRVRGTGKGIAVKADGNGRYCVLDPYVGGQIAVAEAARNLACVGARAVAVTDCLNFGNPEKPAIFWQFRRAVEGIAAAAEALGTPVVSGNVSFYNETPEGAVFPTPVIGMLGILDDVNRRCTLAFRDEGDSLVLLRADDDPTGGLGGSEYLARVHKVEAGRPPAIDLAAEKRLHECVREAVARGLLVSAHDCSDGGLAVCLAECCIPEGLGAAVLLRYDDFGTLPPAAMLFGEAQSRVLVSVRTEKQVRQLEKLAEECGVRSLWIGTVGGDRLRITAEGEDLVSEAVADLAEAHASAIPRAMGR